The segment GAGCCATCTTTGTTTGGGTTTACGCCCGGAGATATTGGCCGTGGTATTCGCTATTCAATTATTCTTTTTGTAGTGGTATTGCCTTTCCTCATAATTGCGTCAAGGATGCATCAATTTCAATCATACTATCCGCTCCAGCCACGTATTGTTTATGATGCAGTGTATTTTGGTTACTTTGAGCTTGCATATGGGATGTACCTATTTTGCTGGGAATTTTTCTTCCGGGGATTTCTGCTTTTCGGTCTTTCTAGGACTATTGGTTTCTGGGCAGTGTTTGTGCAAGCCGCTACTTTTGGTATTATGCATATGGGGAAGCCTGCGCCTGAGGTGGCAGCTTCTTTTGTTGCTGGGGTGGCGCTTGGAGTAGTTGCCCTCAGGTCAAGATCGTTTTTACCGTGTTTCCTAGCCCACTGGGCTAGCGCAGTTCTTTTTGATGTGCTAATCATCATAGGTAAAAAAGGAAGCTTTTTCTAGCCAATAATTAAAGAGATAAGGAGGGGGGATGGGTTTGGCTCAAGTGAAAAATGCAAATTTAAAAACCAGCGTCGAAAATGTATCAGGAGTTCCGGTATTAAAAGTAGCTGGTGAAATAGACCTTTACACCTCGCCCGATTTTAAATCTGCTATCATTTCAACAATAGATTCGGGAGCAAAAGACATTATTATTGATCTTACAGATGTTAGCTATATGGACAGCGGTGGCTTTGGCGTACTTCTTGGAGCTGTTCGCAAAGTCAAGCCACTTGGTGGAAGCATAAATCTTGTGGGGTGCGGTGAAAATATCCGTCGAATATTGAGCATTACCCGGCTTGATACAATATTCAAGCTGTTTGCAAGCGTGGACGAAGCTGTAAAAGCGATAAAGGGTTAGTAGCTCCTTAGCAAGGCGATGGCTTTGCCAATTATCCTGTAGTCTTTGCCGCGAAGGGGTATTGGCTCATAAGCTGGGTTTGCGGGAAGGAGGGTAATTTCTCCGTTTTCGGAGCGCAAACGCTTTACTGTTGCCTCTTCGCCGATAAGCACAGCAACGAGGTCGCCATTTTCGGCAGTCTGTTGGGGACGAATAACTACTAGGTCACCTGGCATTATATGCTCCTCAATCATGCTATCTCCTTTGACCCTCAGGAGGAATGCATTTTCAGTATTCCTTAGCATTGCCCGCGGAACTGGTAGCTCCCCTTCGATGTTCTCAACAGCAAGCAATGGTTCTCCTGCTGCTATCGCTCCTATCAAAGGCAGGCGAATATATGCATCTTCTTCCTTTACTTTGGGTTGTCGTAAGATTGTGATGCTTCGAGATGTATGTTCCCGTCTGATATAACCCTTTCGTTCTAAAGCCTCTAAATGAATCGTTACACCTCTTAGGCTCTTAATACCGACTCCCGCACAAATCTCGCGTATGGATGGCGGATATCCATGTTTCTGAACATATCTAGTCAAAAAATTTAGGACAATTTTTTGCCGTTCGGTCAATTGCTTAGCCATCGTGCTGCTCCTTTATATCTTTGCTTCTCGATTTTTGTAAGTATATAGCAGACCAATGTCTACGTCAACGATAACTTGCCTTGACCCTATTTCGCCTGTAGTGTATTCTAGACTGGAAATTCCATTGGGCTTTTGAAATACTGGAAAACTCATTTTGGTGGAAGGCGAAGGTGAGAAAAGAGTTCGGTTTCACCTTCCACAAGCAAGCGTTCTGGTAAGGGGCAGGAGATAATTATGGATAAAATGGAGAGAATCCGCGAGCTGCGGGCAGAGGACAAAAAGCTAAAGGAGTATGGTTTACTCGACCCCCCATCGAGGGATGGAGGTTATACCCATCGCGATCGTTTTAGACGCACAATGCACTTCCAGGGGGTTGACCGCGTGCCAAATCATGAGTTTGGATATTGGAATGAAACTCTTAAGCGCTGGCATGACGAAGGACTCCCAAAGGAGGTTGATTCGAACGAGGCTGCGGACGTCTTCTTTGGCTTCGATCCAACTCTTTCTGTGCCGATGGATTACAGCT is part of the Armatimonadota bacterium genome and harbors:
- a CDS encoding CPBP family intramembrane metalloprotease, with amino-acid sequence MARDRFTSAVTAIVGASVISILYWYNKQSPVDEKYLITNIGALFWVPILIVMLFLRQEPSLFGFTPGDIGRGIRYSIILFVVVLPFLIIASRMHQFQSYYPLQPRIVYDAVYFGYFELAYGMYLFCWEFFFRGFLLFGLSRTIGFWAVFVQAATFGIMHMGKPAPEVAASFVAGVALGVVALRSRSFLPCFLAHWASAVLFDVLIIIGKKGSFF
- a CDS encoding STAS domain-containing protein gives rise to the protein MAQVKNANLKTSVENVSGVPVLKVAGEIDLYTSPDFKSAIISTIDSGAKDIIIDLTDVSYMDSGGFGVLLGAVRKVKPLGGSINLVGCGENIRRILSITRLDTIFKLFASVDEAVKAIKG
- the lexA gene encoding transcriptional repressor LexA → MAKQLTERQKIVLNFLTRYVQKHGYPPSIREICAGVGIKSLRGVTIHLEALERKGYIRREHTSRSITILRQPKVKEEDAYIRLPLIGAIAAGEPLLAVENIEGELPVPRAMLRNTENAFLLRVKGDSMIEEHIMPGDLVVIRPQQTAENGDLVAVLIGEEATVKRLRSENGEITLLPANPAYEPIPLRGKDYRIIGKAIALLRSY